CCACCTTCCGGGCGGAGCGGAGCAAGACCAGGCGGCACCTCCTGGAGTTCTGGATGGTGGAGCCCGAGGTGGCCTTCATGACCCACGAGGAGAATATGGCCCTCCAGGAGGAACTGGTGAGCTTCCTGGTGGCCCGGGTCCTGGAGAGGCGGGCTAAGGAGCTGGAGATGCTCGGGCGGGACCCGAGGGCCTTGGAGCCCGCCGCCCAAGGCAACTACCCCCGCCTCACCTACAAGGAGGCCGTGGCCCTGGTGAATCGCCTGAGCGAAAAGGACCCTGAGATCCCCCCCCTCTCCTACGGGGAGGACTTCGGCGCCCCCCACGAGGCCGCCCTGAGCCGCCAGTTTGACCGCCCCCTCTTCGTGGAGCGCTACCCCGCCCGGATCAAGGCCTTCTACATGGAGCCCGACCCCGAAGACCCCGAGCTCGTCCTAAACAACGACCTCCTGGCCCCGGAGGGCTACGGGGAGATCATCGGGGGAAGCCAGAGGATCCACGAACTGGAGCTTCTGCGGCGGAAGATCCGGGAGTTCGGCCTCCCCGAGGAGGTCTACGACTGGTACCTGGACCTGAGGCGCTTCGGCAGCGTGCCCCACGCGGGCTTTGGCCTGGGGCTAGAGCGCACCGTGGCCTGGATCTGCGGCCTCGCCCACGTGCGGGAGGCCATCCCCTTCCCCCGGATGTACACAAGGATGCGCCCTTGAAAGGCCCATGGGATTCGGGAATCTCTCGCCAAAGGCCCCTCTCCGCTACCCGGAGGCAGGGCCTGGGCCAAGGCGGAAACTCCTCCCCAGGTGCCCAAGACGGGCCTGAGGATCTGCTGTCGCACCCACGCCTGGCTCTGGCAGCCTTTGGAAGGCGAGGGCTTAGAGGCGCAAGCCCCTAGACCCCAGCTAGCTCCAGGAAGTAGCGGTGGAGACGGGCGTCCCCTGTGAGCTCGGGGTGGAAGCTGCTGGCGAGGAGCCTCCCCTGGCGCACCAGGACGGGAAGGCCCCCTAGCTCCGCCAGGACCTCCACCCCCTCCCCCAGGCGGCGGAAGACCGGGGCCCGGATGAAGACCCCGGGGAAGGCCCCCAGGCCCTTCACCTCCACCTCCTCCCGGAAGCTCTCCACCTGTCTGCCGAAGGC
The genomic region above belongs to Thermus sediminis and contains:
- the asnS gene encoding asparagine--tRNA ligase, whose product is MRTFIDEISRHEGKEVELRGWLYGKRSKGKIHFLILRDGTGFLQATVVKGEVPEEVFQRADHLPQETALKVWGLVRQDPRAPGGFELSVRHLEVVSLPQGEYPIGPKEHGIDFLMDHRHLWLRHRRPFAVMRIRDEVERAIHDFFGERGFLRFDAPILTPSAVEGTTDLFEVDLFDGEKAYLSQSGQLYAEAGAVAFAKVYTFGPTFRAERSKTRRHLLEFWMVEPEVAFMTHEENMALQEELVSFLVARVLERRAKELEMLGRDPRALEPAAQGNYPRLTYKEAVALVNRLSEKDPEIPPLSYGEDFGAPHEAALSRQFDRPLFVERYPARIKAFYMEPDPEDPELVLNNDLLAPEGYGEIIGGSQRIHELELLRRKIREFGLPEEVYDWYLDLRRFGSVPHAGFGLGLERTVAWICGLAHVREAIPFPRMYTRMRP